The Clostridium aceticum genomic interval TTAGAGAAGTAGCAAACTTTTTCACCACATCCCTTAGCTGTTTTAGTTCTCTCTCGCTAAATGGCTCTTTTCTTTCGCTTCCATATAATTTCAGTATACCTATATCATCTAACTTGTAAATAATGTAGACCCCTTCAGTAACATCCTTTTCTAGGATCAATTGCTGAAATACTTTACTACCACTAGCCACAGAATAATAATCCTTTGCCTCCAGCAGCTTGAAAAGTATATTGTCTACACCAATACGCTCTATATTTATTCTAAACTTTGGTTTACCATAAACCAACCTATATTCAGGCTCTTCTTCATCCTTTAACCATATGGATGCAAAATCTAAATTTTTTCTGCTTAAAAGTATCTGTAGAAAAGACTGACACTCTTCCTCCATATCTAATGACTTTCCTATACCTAAGGAAAGTTCGTACAAGAGGGCTACTTCCTTAATAATATCACAAAAATTATTCATATAGCACCCCTATGACGACGGTTTTATTCAAAAATTCCAGTGGCCCTTTTCCATAGGAAGAGATTTCTCCTATCGTTAATACCCCTTCTAGCGTAAGGGTTTTGTCAATGGACGCTAACTTATTTTTTGTACTTTGTAGTTCCTTTTCAAAATCATCTTCTAAAAATAAAGCCCTGGAAATACAGTCAATCATTAGTACTTCCTTATGTTGAAAATCTGCTTCTATCATACAATCATCTACCGCTTGACAGGCAGCTTGTATAAGCCTCTCTGGTATTCCTTTAAGAAAGTATAACAAAGCATTATTTGGTACTTCTCCAACACATGTGATCTCTCCTTTATCATTGACTAAAATAGGGTCTCTAACGATGTCCTCACTGTCCTCCTTATATATTCCAAATGGATACTTTTTTGCAATGGCAAAGAAATTTTGTATAGATATTTCACTGTTTACATCCTTTTCTACAACTTCCTGGTAAACATCTAAAGCATTGTCCCAATTTAACTCTTGAATCGTATTATTATTAACCCTCGAAGCTACCACTGGTCCCATTATTCTTTCCCAACCATGACGCACCCCTAGGTTACTCTTTTTATCTACAAAAACCATAAGAGCTGCTCCCTCAAAATAACCTTCGTTGTTGAAGATACACTTTCGCTGTTGAAAAGTAATGGATCCTGCACCTCCACCTATATAGTTAACAGCGTTACCCAATATACAAAAAAGTTCTGATAAAAATAGAGAAATATTAGGAAGCAAACCATCTACTAGTACAATAGCTGTGGGTTTATAAGAATATTTTTTTAGTTCCTTAACAATTTCTTCATTTAGCACACAATCTCTTGGATTTGTAATTAGTAATGGACTCACTAATATAGGAAGAATTTTTATAAGGATTCCATCTTCATACTTTTTTTCTTCATAAATTACTGCGGGTAAAACAGCTCCACAAAATTTTATGTTGTACTTATTTAGTTTTTTAATCAGTTCAGTAATATCAATCAAATATTTTTCTCCAATAAAAATAATTATTATTTCATTTTCTTCCACTTTTAAGTTAGCTATTTTCTGGACAACTTCTTTATGTGTTAAGCCTTTAATGAACAAACTGGCTCCTCCTTTATTAGTTAACTCAAAATCTATACAATCTCTTTATATATTTTGACATGATAGAATAAAACTCCTCTTATATTAATCAAATAAAACATTATTTCCTACATAAGAACTATTTTTATATTGGGTTCCATCATTTCCCTATTTTTTGTATGATTATCTGTGGGCTTAATAGTTTTAGTTTGATAAAACTATTGAGTCTTAATTATGCAGCAGGTTAAATTTTTAGTTTTACTGATGGATAAAAATTTATTTTTTATGGAAAGGAGGTGGCGTCTTTGCTGGATGATAACAAGAAACTAACAGGGGAAATTGAAAAGGTTAGATATCAGTTAATTAAACTGATAGAGGCAAAAAAGGGTAATTTGCTTCATCCTGAAGTGGTAAAGTTAAGCAAATTTTTGGACAAATTATTAGTTAAGTACACTCAAAGTAAAATTTAATTCATGTTAGT includes:
- a CDS encoding FIST signal transduction protein; protein product: MFIKGLTHKEVVQKIANLKVEENEIIIIFIGEKYLIDITELIKKLNKYNIKFCGAVLPAVIYEEKKYEDGILIKILPILVSPLLITNPRDCVLNEEIVKELKKYSYKPTAIVLVDGLLPNISLFLSELFCILGNAVNYIGGGAGSITFQQRKCIFNNEGYFEGAALMVFVDKKSNLGVRHGWERIMGPVVASRVNNNTIQELNWDNALDVYQEVVEKDVNSEISIQNFFAIAKKYPFGIYKEDSEDIVRDPILVNDKGEITCVGEVPNNALLYFLKGIPERLIQAACQAVDDCMIEADFQHKEVLMIDCISRALFLEDDFEKELQSTKNKLASIDKTLTLEGVLTIGEISSYGKGPLEFLNKTVVIGVLYE
- a CDS encoding aspartyl-phosphate phosphatase Spo0E family protein gives rise to the protein MLDDNKKLTGEIEKVRYQLIKLIEAKKGNLLHPEVVKLSKFLDKLLVKYTQSKI